The proteins below are encoded in one region of Gemmatimonadota bacterium:
- a CDS encoding DUF393 domain-containing protein produces the protein MDGGPVLLYDGQCGLCNGTVQWILRRDPHGSLRFAPLEGSLGGALRVRHPDATADSLLWFEPATATTPERLLIRSDAALRLARYLGGGWRLAALLAIIPRPLRDAGYAVIATLRHRLAGGADRCLPPTPAQRARFLLDGADA, from the coding sequence ATGGACGGCGGACCGGTGCTGTTGTACGACGGCCAATGCGGCTTGTGCAACGGCACCGTCCAGTGGATCCTCCGGCGTGACCCGCACGGCTCGCTCCGCTTCGCGCCCCTCGAGGGGTCGCTGGGCGGAGCGCTTCGCGTCCGGCATCCCGACGCCACCGCCGATTCGCTGCTCTGGTTCGAGCCCGCCACCGCCACCACCCCAGAACGGCTGCTCATCCGCTCCGACGCCGCGCTCCGCCTGGCGCGCTACCTCGGCGGTGGCTGGCGACTCGCCGCGCTCCTCGCGATCATTCCCCGTCCGCTGCGCGATGCCGGCTATGCCGTGATCGCGACGCTCCGTCACCGCCTGGCCGGTGGCGCCGACCGCTGCCTGCCCCCGACTCCGGCCCAACGGGCCCGCTTCCTCCTGGATGGTGCCGATGCGTGA
- a CDS encoding family 20 glycosylhydrolase, which yields MRDATAVLLLATVTALPLSAQHPATRIIPKIEQVTPRAGSWRVGDTLVIVATDSLSRTEAQRFAAAQLRDAKRVVRVVASTQPSALRLAIQGGVATDESYALYVDSIGGLITAPSVQGIRYGLQTLRQLLPAQGGGRIEGVELHDAPRYPWRGAMLDVGRHTFPVADILRWIDLLERYKLNVFHWHLTEDQGWRIAIDKYPKLTSIGAFRTEADSSRYGGFFTKADVRQVVAYAAARGITVVPEIEMPGHARAAIAAYPELSCTGAPLPVPTTWGVFGDVLCPTVTTFRFLEGVLTEVLELFPSHYIHIGGDEVPKDRWKACTECQAIMRREGLKNEHELQRWFIALIGSWLSERGRSLTGWDEILDGGLPKGATVQAWQGSDRIAAGLAAGADVIASPSEWVYLNRPANELPLARVLQFDPSAKLGTVPGPGKLLGGEAPLWTEHVTSPANVELMWLPRLLGFAETMWRGPAEIAEFQARLDGGELARLARAGYAIGPADEDLLRITFDWDSAAGGLRVRTKSVPGVTLAMRRADSETFADVADGALFKGRGEWIIEGRYDGRMVREARRVTMVSHLAVGKPVQIARPADPKYPGTGNFTLTDGVQGTSFADGFWNGWLGMDVDATIDLGVAMPVKSVVVSMLEEVRSWILLPKEIRVSVSEDGVRWEDGGVRSVQQEVTPDGRSRPRITLGLPAATRARYIRVVAINGGRLPRWHSGAGETSWVFLDEIEVH from the coding sequence ATGCGTGACGCCACTGCCGTACTCCTTCTCGCCACGGTGACGGCGCTTCCGCTTTCGGCCCAGCATCCGGCCACGCGGATCATTCCGAAGATCGAACAGGTCACACCACGGGCGGGATCGTGGCGCGTCGGCGACACGCTGGTCATCGTCGCCACCGATTCGCTGTCGCGCACGGAGGCGCAGCGCTTCGCGGCCGCACAACTTCGTGATGCCAAGCGCGTGGTGCGCGTCGTCGCCAGCACCCAGCCCTCGGCACTCCGCCTCGCGATTCAGGGCGGTGTGGCCACGGACGAATCGTACGCCCTGTATGTCGACAGCATCGGCGGGTTGATCACGGCGCCGAGCGTGCAGGGCATCCGGTACGGACTGCAGACGCTGCGGCAACTGCTGCCCGCGCAAGGCGGTGGGCGCATCGAGGGCGTCGAACTCCACGATGCCCCACGCTACCCGTGGCGCGGCGCGATGCTCGATGTGGGGCGCCACACCTTTCCCGTCGCCGACATTCTCCGCTGGATCGACCTGCTCGAGCGCTACAAGCTGAATGTCTTCCACTGGCACCTCACCGAGGACCAGGGATGGCGGATCGCGATCGACAAGTATCCCAAGCTGACCAGCATCGGGGCGTTCCGCACCGAGGCCGACAGCAGTCGCTACGGCGGCTTCTTCACCAAGGCGGACGTCCGTCAGGTCGTGGCGTACGCGGCGGCGCGTGGCATCACCGTGGTGCCGGAGATCGAGATGCCGGGCCACGCACGGGCGGCGATCGCCGCCTATCCCGAACTGAGCTGCACCGGGGCGCCGTTGCCGGTGCCGACGACGTGGGGCGTCTTCGGCGATGTCCTCTGTCCGACCGTCACCACCTTCCGCTTCCTGGAGGGGGTGCTGACCGAGGTGCTCGAGCTCTTCCCGTCCCACTACATCCACATTGGTGGTGACGAAGTGCCGAAGGATCGCTGGAAGGCATGCACCGAATGCCAGGCGATCATGCGCCGTGAGGGGCTCAAGAATGAGCACGAGTTGCAGCGCTGGTTCATCGCGCTGATCGGCAGCTGGCTCTCGGAGCGCGGTCGGTCGCTCACCGGATGGGACGAGATCCTCGACGGTGGGCTGCCCAAGGGCGCCACCGTGCAGGCGTGGCAGGGGAGTGACCGCATCGCCGCGGGGCTTGCCGCGGGCGCCGACGTGATCGCCTCGCCCTCGGAGTGGGTCTATCTCAATCGTCCAGCCAACGAACTGCCGCTCGCGCGCGTGCTGCAGTTCGACCCCTCCGCCAAACTGGGCACCGTGCCGGGGCCAGGGAAGTTGCTCGGCGGCGAGGCACCACTCTGGACCGAGCATGTGACCTCGCCGGCGAATGTGGAACTGATGTGGCTGCCACGGTTGCTCGGATTCGCCGAGACGATGTGGCGCGGGCCGGCGGAGATCGCGGAATTTCAGGCGCGGCTGGATGGCGGAGAACTCGCCCGTCTCGCCCGTGCCGGCTACGCCATCGGCCCGGCCGACGAGGACCTGCTTCGGATCACCTTCGACTGGGACAGTGCGGCGGGTGGACTGCGCGTGCGCACCAAGTCCGTCCCGGGCGTGACGCTCGCGATGCGGCGCGCCGACAGCGAGACATTCGCGGATGTGGCCGACGGCGCCCTCTTCAAGGGGCGCGGCGAGTGGATCATCGAGGGGCGCTACGACGGGCGGATGGTGCGAGAGGCACGCCGCGTGACGATGGTCTCCCACCTGGCGGTCGGCAAGCCGGTGCAAATCGCCCGACCTGCCGACCCCAAGTACCCGGGGACTGGCAACTTTACGCTCACCGACGGCGTGCAGGGGACGAGCTTCGCTGACGGCTTCTGGAACGGCTGGTTGGGGATGGACGTCGATGCCACCATCGACCTCGGCGTCGCCATGCCGGTCAAGTCGGTCGTGGTCTCCATGCTCGAGGAGGTCCGGTCGTGGATCCTCCTGCCGAAGGAAATCCGCGTCTCGGTCTCGGAAGATGGTGTCCGGTGGGAAGATGGCGGTGTGCGGTCGGTGCAACAGGAGGTCACCCCGGATGGGCGGTCGCGGCCGCGCATCACCCTTGGGCTGCCGGCGGCGACGCGCGCACGCTACATCCGGGTCGTCGCAATCAATGGCGGCCGACTCCCCCGTTGGCATAGCGGCGCAGGCGAAACATCATGGGTCTTTCTCGACGAAATCGAGGTCCACTGA
- a CDS encoding acyl-CoA dehydrogenase family protein translates to MDFSLTPEQEQIKQMVRDFAATEILPHVMEWDEAQHFPLPTVKALGDLGLLGAVFPEQYGGAALSYIDYVNILEELAAVESGIALIVAAHNSLGIGHINVAGSEELKQRYLPKLTTGEWIGCWALTEPGSGSDASGMHTVAVRDGDDWILNGTKNFITNATHAQLATVLAVTDRNDQKHGITAFAIEMSTPGIRAGKKENKLGMRISDTAELILENCRVPNANVIGQVGYGFKDAMKTLDGGRISIAAIALGIARGAYDAARKYASERTAFGQPIAGFQAIQFMLADMATEIEAARLLCYKAATMKDAGERVTTASAMAKLYASEVAVRATEKTVQIFGGYGFIKEFPAEKFYRDVKLTTIGEGTSEIQRMVIARAILAM, encoded by the coding sequence ATGGAATGGGATGAGGCGCAGCACTTCCCGCTCCCCACCGTGAAGGCCCTTGGCGACCTCGGTCTCCTCGGCGCCGTCTTCCCGGAGCAGTACGGTGGTGCGGCCCTCTCCTATATCGACTACGTCAACATCCTCGAAGAGCTGGCCGCCGTCGAATCAGGCATCGCCCTGATCGTCGCCGCGCACAATTCGCTCGGCATCGGCCACATCAACGTCGCCGGGTCGGAAGAGTTGAAGCAGCGCTACCTGCCGAAGCTCACCACCGGCGAGTGGATCGGCTGCTGGGCACTGACCGAGCCGGGCTCCGGCTCCGACGCGTCGGGGATGCACACGGTCGCCGTGCGCGATGGCGATGACTGGATCCTCAACGGGACCAAGAACTTCATCACCAACGCCACGCACGCGCAGCTCGCCACGGTGCTCGCCGTGACGGACCGCAACGACCAGAAGCACGGCATCACCGCCTTCGCGATCGAGATGAGCACGCCCGGCATCCGCGCCGGCAAGAAGGAGAACAAGCTCGGCATGCGGATCTCCGACACCGCCGAGCTGATCCTCGAGAACTGCCGCGTCCCGAACGCCAACGTGATCGGCCAGGTAGGCTACGGCTTCAAGGACGCGATGAAGACGCTCGACGGTGGCCGCATCTCGATCGCCGCGATCGCCCTCGGCATCGCGCGCGGCGCCTACGACGCGGCCCGCAAGTACGCCTCGGAGCGCACCGCCTTCGGCCAGCCGATCGCCGGCTTCCAGGCGATCCAGTTCATGCTCGCCGACATGGCGACCGAGATCGAGGCCGCGCGCCTCCTCTGCTACAAGGCCGCCACGATGAAGGACGCCGGCGAGCGCGTCACCACCGCCTCGGCGATGGCGAAGTTGTACGCCTCGGAAGTCGCGGTGCGAGCCACCGAGAAGACGGTGCAGATCTTCGGCGGCTACGGCTTCATCAAGGAGTTCCCGGCCGAGAAGTTCTATCGCGACGTCAAGCTGACGACGATCGGCGAGGGCACCTCCGAGATTCAGCGCATGGTGATCGCCCGCGCCATCCTGGCGATGTAA